The following DNA comes from Alnus glutinosa chromosome 6, dhAlnGlut1.1, whole genome shotgun sequence.
tgtttttttgaaaaaagtagagaagaataaagaataatCTTGATTCAACCCTGTTGCCAAAAACACCTTACATATTCTTACAAATAAaagtttacaaactgacatggcaTCTATGtggcattttattaattaaaaaaaatgtatttaaaaatcaaaacctaATCTGATAAGCCCCAATCTCTCAAACCCGACCCTCGAAGTCTCTCCGACCACCACTGACGGACACAACGACAAAGGCCTTTGGGAAGACTCCCCAACCATCGACGGACACGGCAACATGGATCTCTCCGACCATCAACAGACACGGCGACAAATACTAGCGTGGATCTCTGTTTTCCGGTTGGATAtctcaaacccacgccggtgCACATGGGTTTCCGATCGAAAACTCATGCACATAGGCCTAGGTTTGAGAGATCCGGCTGGACGTTGGTGTGCGTGGGTTTGGGTCCGAAAACTGTTGTGAATGGAGCTCCTCACTGGCAGTTCTCCCCTCTCACCGAAAACCCTGCTACAACATTGACGGAACTGGGTCGGGAGCCAGTGGAGACGGGATCTGGGTCAGGAAACCAGAGAAACCCACTTGTTTCTTGTTTGGAAGCCGAGAAAGTGTGAGAAACGTTAAGATTCATGACAGAAAATCCCAAGCACTTGTTAGACAGTGTTTCCGAGTCTTCCCAAAGGCCTTCCAAAATCGCAAAAACCTTTGTCGAAGAGTTAAGCAACGATGGTTTCCCGACCAAGATGTCGACAGTGGTCGGTGTCTGGGTCAGGATTGCTGGGACGTCGAtggttttttaatttgataaaacatcAATCTTACGTGGAATCCTATgtgtctaaattttttaaatgataaaagagaaatgatccctacactcatttctcacaacagcctcacaacaagctgatgtggctggtaatattttattatttttttacaaaaagaaaacaaaacaaaataaaaaaaataataaaatattaccagccacgtcagcttgttgtggagctgttgtgagaaatgagtgtagggatcatttctcatgatAAAATAGCACataagctccacatcagtttgtaagctTCTTTTTGTAAAGGTTTGTAAGTATccttagcatttctctttattttattatatttaatgttATACATGATAGTTGTcacttaaaattttttaaataacatgataAATTTTTATAATGTAACGGCATAAACATTATTAATTATGTGAAATCTAACCTTCACTATAAAATAATTCTCATGATTTCAAGTGAAATACAAAATCTTATTCCCTAGGATGAGATGCAATTTATTAAGAACACTTCTTATCTATTTAGTTtaagtttcatttttattttttcaatgtaCTAGCCGCACTTGATCCACGTGGATAATCCCAAATGGAAGTTTACCTCCCAAACTCTATAAGGCAACAAGTACACACTAAATTCTCATTTATTTAACTTATTTATTCTCATCGACATATGTAAGGTAATTTAAGTGACTTTAACATAGAAAGCCATTAAAAAACACCACCTAAGCACCAATATAAAATGaatgtaataaataaatctcacctctaatttaatttttaagacaTCGATCATCTTCAAACTCCACAAAGGTCAACCGAGTGGAGAGTGGAGACCTCAAGAAAAGGATTCAGGGTATCACTGTAGAGCCAATAAGTCTGATTggtcccttcaaaaaaaaaaaaaaaaagtctgatTGATTTGTAATGggccaaagagaaataaaaaataaagatatattGGGCCCATTGTCCCATGAATGGGGCTCCTCTTCCGAGACTCTTAGTACCTATTATTGATTAAggccaaggctgaaaatcacaGGTAGGCCATAATCTCTTGGGCCTCATCTCTAGACCTTTTAGAAATGTCCCCTTCAAAGATATAGGCTATAATgtataaaaaaaccaaaaatgagATCAAAAGTGCAAATTAATGATGCTTTAACATTTGCAGATATTACTACTAAAATTCTAGCCACTACTCAATTTCTCCCAAACAGTTAATTTCTTCTCCCACAGCAGACTCTTCTGATAATTTTAGTATTAAATTCATTGTATGTATTAAGCTGTTTACTTCTTGTTATGTTCATTTCAAAAATTGTTAATATCCAAAAAGAGATCataagaaattattttaaataaattattactttGGCATCaataaatttaagttttattttcagGTTTATTTAGTGGAAGGCCATTCGCAAAATGCATGTAACACAAAGAACAATATAAAAGACTAAGGAAATGCTTAATATATAACACCATGGActcaatgaaaataaaatagttttcaATATTATGAGTACAAATTACTGGAAACTTGAAACCAAATATTCAAAGATAGTGAAACTTGAAACCAACCCACCAGGAAACAAAGAGCGTGGGGCAGTTATCCGCGCATGTAACTCagaatgagaaatgatttttctatatcacaatacactacatcaatcctacaccaagacacatagggTGTGAAACTCATACATATGAGTCTCATATACATGGGTCACATATCAAATGTATCTTGATGTAGAATTGATGTAAGATAATATGATGTAGAAATAACACATCGAATAACATTGAAATAGGACAACCTCgtaaaaaaaaagcaatagaAAGAACACCATTTCAGTCTCGTTGAAGTTCTCTGTCAGGACATAATAAACAATTTTAGAAAAGATATGAAAGGagcaattaaattaattataaatttaccaAAAGAATCGCgactttgtattttttattttccagcAAATATAAAGAGTAACGTATCGTACTTGATGAAAATAGAACTGAAAAGGAAAGGAGCGAATACCAGTCTCTAGTCAATGATCAGCTCAAACCCAACTTTCCCCGGCAGATTTTGAAGCAATCTAGCCAATCTTGGACTATCGGACACCTTCACATATTGCAAAGTGGTGGAACTCAATAGTTCTGGTGCGCTAGCAAATTGAAAGCATTGAACGATAACCAAATGCGTAAGCCTTGGCATTGCACTCGTCTCGTTTTTCCATTCTTCAATTCTCAATCCCCTCAATTCGAGGAATTGGAGTTGAGGAAACGAATGTGCAATGACGTGGATGCTAACATTCGGACATTCATATTGTAATCCATGTAATTTCAGCATCCGAAGGTTGGGAAGCTTTCCCAGCTCTGCCACGCAGGCATCGAGTCTTTCAACCCTTTGTAATCTTAGCTTGGTGACTGTCGATGGAATTAAATTCGGATATCCAGCAAGCATTCCGCAATCCCAAATTTTCAATGTTTCAAGATGAGCTAAGTGGTGGAGGCTTGGAAAAGAATCTTCTTCATGCCCCGCCTCCAATGTCGACGGTCTATAAATTGACATTGTTAAATGCCTAACATTAGGAAAATTTTCCGGTACGACAAGGAACCTATGATTTTTAAGCTCATAGTTAATTGCTAAGCAGTCAAGGACTTGGAGGTTACATAAAACTCCCTTTGAATCCCAAGGAAACGACCATCCAAGAGCATAAGACAGATACAGATGCCTAAGACGCTGCAGCTTAAATATGCCCTTCGGCAAATATCTATTTGAACCACCATCACCAAGTGCGCGAAGCGTCACTAGATTCGTAAGGTTGCAAATAGAATCTGGAAAATCAAGATGATGACAATCTATCCTCAAGTACCTCAAATGGATAAATGTTTCTATGCTTTTGAGCACGACTGAATTTGGTACGTAATTAATCACCCGAAGcaatttgaagttttctttTAGCCATTTCCGGATAACACAGTCATCATACGATCTATTACCAAAGAAGAACACAGAACGGACATTTTTAGGGACATGAAGGGTTGAAGACTGATATCGACAAGTCTTACCTTGGATGGATAGTCTGCGGGAATTGTTCGTGGATAAATGTTCGTAACCTGGATGAATCTCAAGAAACTTCTCTTCCGCACTCTCCGATATGCAGAGATCTCGCAAAAGATCATGGATACGGCATGTCTTTACTCCTCCATCTATCCTCCTCCTGCGAACCACTTGGATCAAGCTTCGATCAATGAGCTCCTCCAAATACATTTCAGCATCATCCTCCGGCAATCTATTGCCTTTGGGCTGTATGAAACCCTCCGCTACCCACAGGCTAACCAATTCAACTACCGGAATCTGAAAATCTTCTGGAtatataccaaaatacaaaaagcaTGGTTTCAAGTGCCGGGGTAGATCGGTGTAGCTTAAGGATAGTATTTTCTGGCATATTGTTGTATCCTCGTTACTATTAAGCAAACTAGTTACATCACCAACAAATTTCGACCATATGTGCAGTGACTTGTCCATTTTTGCTAAACGGCCTGCTAATACCACAATCGAAAGTGGTAAGCCTCGACAACCTTTTGCGATTTGTCTCCCAAGAGTTTCTAATTCGGGAGGACATGTTTCTCCTCGGAACACCTTCTTATGGAAGAGTTCCCAGCTTTCATTTTCCTTAAGAAATGGGAGATAGTAAGGAGGAGTATGGCTTGCATATAACGCCACTTCTTTATTTCGACTAGTGATCAATATTCTGCTTCTATTGGAGTTATCAGGAAACACAGATCTTACCTCATCCCAAACTTCAGCTCTCCATATGTCGTCCATGACTACTAGGAACCTCCTCCCTTGCAAGCATTTGACTAGCTTCTTTTTTAGTTCATCGTCACTCATGTCTTCAAGTCTCATTCCCAATTCCTCTAAAATTCCCAATTCCTTTAAAATTTGAAGTAACAACTCTCTAATTCTGAAATCTTGAGATACACACACCCATGCACGGCACTTAAAGTGCCTCACGACACGAGGATTATTGTATATTTTCCTGGCAAGAGTCGTCTTGCCCAGCCCGCCCATACCGATGATTGAAATGGCCGGCATCGAGCTTAAGATCCCCTTCAGTAAGTTGCTTTATCAATGTCGTCGAGTCATGAGAGAAGCCCACCACGTCATCTTCCTCGACTTCTCTCCTACGCCTGTGCATTGCCTCCTCCTCGACTGCATTTCCAGAAGCTTCAACTCTTTCAATGCCGTACCTTTCTCTATTATTGTAGATTTCGTTGATTTTCTCTTTGATTCCTTCTATCTTCTTTCCAACGTTTCGAAGCATCAATGTGTTAGAAGGTAAACGAAACATCCTCCTTATCGCGCTCCTCCTCCTGTGTTTTGCGACATTGTAGATGAAATGGTCGATCGTATCCTCAGCCTCGTAAGCCACGTCCCTGATTTGCCGGACTACCTCATTTACTATTTTATCTTTCCGTTTTTCCGCGGAGCTCTCCAGGAAGATATTTATAAAACTGAGCTCATCATGAAGCGAATTGACTTTATCCTCCACTCCAGCAAGGAAATTTGCTTCTTCTTTGAGTAGATCGAACAAGTTTTGCAAGAGGAAAGTGACAACACTGTCGGCCATATCTGCTTAATTATCTCCCTTCTCTCTTGAATCAGATCTTTTACAAACTTGTGTTTTTCGCCCTTGAGTGTGGTGGCGAGGGGAGGGAGAGGAGAAAAGGGATGGAAGGATGAAAGGAAACAGATCCACCGTCCACGATCGATAAAAGTTGATGGTTATAGGATTTCGATTTTGGGAATCTTCTTGGTTAGGGTGGTAGAGATAAGAAGAGAAAGAtacgaagaaagaaagggatgAGAGGAAATAGACCCAAAGGCCCCCAGAGTTCTAAAGGCAGATCGAGTTGCTCTGGTTGCGATCTTAGAAAGAGATTTACATAATACCCATTTTATATTGATGCGGGACTCCGGAATCCAGATGGTGGGtatgaaaaaggaaagaaggtAGGAAGCAACTAGCAAGAAAAACATACATACCGAGTCACCGACAGTCGGAGACTCTTGAGTCTTCCAAAGACATTTCGAACGTGGAAAGCAGCTTCCAAGACTATTTCCACGTTGCTTCCTTTGATTTTGTTATGGGCATTTCCACGTTGCTTCAATAAattaggacaaaaatttcttatttccAATAAATTTCTTACCAAACTCACTGCACGGCATTGAATAAAAGTTTGAGATGGTTGTTAGGAGGAAATGAAGCTATAATTGTTTTTCGAGAAATCCTATAACATCTCTCCGTGTTATTATGGAATGATAtatgtgtaattttttaattatatttatgtttttttagatggtataaatacaattttttaattaaaaaaattatatctatattatttCAGGAGAACACAAAGAGATATTTTAACATTCCTCTTATTTTCCTGCACGACATAGAATAAATGTTTGCAGTCCGTCTTAAATCTGCTTAATccgttattaattaattattcattaAATAGGAGATTATATGACTCCAAATAAAAGACTTGAAAATAAATTCTTACAGGGACGTGGAGGTCAACTCAATCAAGGATTCAATTAAAAATTGTACTGCATtactacaaataattaaaacgctttaaattagaataataattataactatttttatttaattaaatgatgacTATTTTAAGATAAACTACAGTAAAAATAACTTTAAGAATTTCATTGAATTATATGCTTATGAATAATGCCATCATCATCTAAACGCTATAAAATTTCACCTTCATAACGACAACATCATACAGTTACAGTTTAGATTATTCTCTTTTAATCAATATCTTAATCAGTGTAGACGGTTATTTATTTTAGGCCGATTAGCAATTTAAAACCGGTGATTATGCAGTTGTTAAAAGGCCGATAAacttatataaaaacaaaaaatagaaaaaaaaattccagccCAGAATAGCATCTATTCAACAGTTGATCTACCAACACAAACCACAAACGTTATCTGTCACAAAATTAGTGTCAAAATATCAAGAACTTCCGCTTCAAGTGATATCAACGCGTCACATAGAATAGTCAAACACAAATTTTCAAGGTTttcatgttttaatttgttgCCTTGTTGGTCCCGTcatgattaaatgattaaaaaaataatatacacTTGAAATATGGCATTTATCATAATCTCTTGACTATTTT
Coding sequences within:
- the LOC133871717 gene encoding disease resistance protein RPP13-like, which translates into the protein MADSVVTFLLQNLFDLLKEEANFLAGVEDKVNSLHDELSFINIFLESSAEKRKDKIVNEVVRQIRDVAYEAEDTIDHFIYNVAKHRRRSAIRRMFRLPSNTLMLRNVGKKIEGIKEKINEIYNNRERYGIERVEASGNAVEEEAMHRRRREVEEDDVGILSSMPAISIIGMGGLGKTTLARKIYNNPRVVRHFKCRAWVCVSQDFRIRELLLQILKELGILEELGMRLEDMSDDELKKKLVKCLQGRRFLVVMDDIWRAEVWDEVRSVFPDNSNRSRILITSRNKEVALYASHTPPYYLPFLKENESWELFHKKVFRGETCPPELETLGRQIAKGCRGLPLSIVVLAGRLAKMDKSLHIWSKFVGDVTSLLNSNEDTTICQKILSLSYTDLPRHLKPCFLYFGIYPEDFQIPVVELVSLWVAEGFIQPKGNRLPEDDAEMYLEELIDRSLIQVVRRRRIDGGVKTCRIHDLLRDLCISESAEEKFLEIHPGYEHLSTNNSRRLSIQGKTCRYQSSTLHVPKNVRSVFFFGNRSYDDCVIRKWLKENFKLLRVINYVPNSVVLKSIETFIHLRYLRIDCHHLDFPDSICNLTNLVTLRALGDGGSNRYLPKGIFKLQRLRHLYLSYALGWSFPWDSKGVLCNLQVLDCLAINYELKNHRFLVVPENFPNVRHLTMSIYRPSTLEAGHEEDSFPSLHHLAHLETLKIWDCGMLAGYPNLIPSTVTKLRLQRVERLDACVAELGKLPNLRMLKLHGLQYECPNVSIHVIAHSFPQLQFLELRGLRIEEWKNETSAMPRLTHLVIVQCFQFASAPELLSSTTLQYVKVSDSPRLARLLQNLPGKVGFELIID